The following proteins are encoded in a genomic region of Leucoraja erinacea ecotype New England chromosome 23, Leri_hhj_1, whole genome shotgun sequence:
- the LOC129708220 gene encoding protein PAT1 homolog 2-like, whose product MTDKEKAWIIKLQMIQLQSENPRLDDYYYQEYFRKLERKLSEMELGEKWTREPQKLVTPYVQKAEMYDSVVHIKGSLGQVAVSTCYSPRRAIDVVHLSAPEEVGIRGFFRILRVRKGVQLLARLLPMFQPPHCADVLVSIASFLRSSAEDSLDEFTISYLYALLSHGGTLLSLVCPARDDVKKWTDLVFVVARELSLIPESELAEPLELPSNLLPLFCRHLQPQMAHRLQGKILSRVSVPSPPADP is encoded by the exons ATGACCGACAAAGAGAAAGCCTGGATCATAAAGTTACAGATGATCCAGCTGCAGAGTGAAAATCCACGTCTGGATGACTATTATTATCAG GAATATTTTCGGAAACTGGAACGGAAACTGAGTGAGATGGAACTCGGGGAGAAGTGGACGAGGGAGCCCCAGAAGTTGGTCACTCCCTACGTTCAGAAGGCAGAGATGTATGATTCTG TCGTTCACATCAAGGGGTCCCTGGGACAAGTCGCCGTGTCGACCTGTTATAGTCCACGCCGTGCCATTGATGTCGTTCACTTGTCTGCTCCGGAAGAGGTGG GGATCCGTGGTTTTTTCCGGATACTGAGGGTGAGGAAGGGGGTGCAGTTACTTGCCCGACTCTTGcccatgtttcagcccccccacTGCGCTGATGTGTTGGTCTCCATCGCCAGCTTCCTGCGCTCCTCCGCTGAGGACAGTCTGgatgag TTCACTATCTCCTATCTCTACGCTCTGCTCAGCCATGGTGggaccctcctctccctcgtctGTCCCGCCCGCGATGACGTGAAGAAGTG GACGGACCTGGTCTTCGTGGTGGCCCGGGAACTCTCCCTGATCCCAGAGTCGGAACTTGCTGAGCCGCTGGAGCTGCCCAGTAACCTGCTCCCCCTCTTCTGCCGACATCTCCAGCCACAGATGGCCCACCGACTGCAGGGCAAGATCCT ctCCAGGGTATCTGTCCCGTCGCCTCCCGCTGACCCGTGA